One genomic window of Glycine soja cultivar W05 chromosome 9, ASM419377v2, whole genome shotgun sequence includes the following:
- the LOC114367645 gene encoding receptor-like serine/threonine-protein kinase ALE2 isoform X2 produces MGVVLALILQLVKLCIIGFVVEFQGSEGSVISPSPAFLPVIHPSGEAPAPIHHGLSWESSPPKSPSDPNEFGISPSNEIIPVDPSPSEPPGTLHPREPWRTIAPIPPEVPNGSFLPPPVTTLPPPTSAPTPQKVKGFEPSISPSPSTSTIASSPPAPYNAAHAPSTSEGSVPPSIQPSPPQSKTTPAIRPPVSTPIAPAPIAITSGNLPKTSPVSQPIEHGSLPPKIDERNKSHKPEPALPALVPIPSTILPKISPVSQPTENGSLPHREGANNGHISEPISPAPTVFSFPEHSPESQPTEHGSLPPTVPRRNINTGRTLEPVSQAPVATAPAILPKNSSVSQPTHHGNSPPDVQNRTANNGHSHTPAPEMPPSVTPPRPFPVDPPLVHPVIPAAPPPKSPAPVVSPVSTPSRSFNWTKGGEPVSAPPYKTPKPLPVIVHSPAQAPSSAHKARQFHHAPEPPISSPESPFNKDHPPASSPSTTFYKHHHTRNTVTSPAPASSHSISPSTSKHQDGSNPPLPLPTSRQRHHAPPPMNTGSSVSPSGLPIQSPVSQVSPAPSPLFKISPHSTKIPLPPPKVSPSRPSSKTPKKPVRPRFQALPPPPPNEDCISLVCSDPYTSTPPGAPCKCVWPMKVGLRLSVSLYTFFPLVSEFASEIATGVFMKQSQVRIMGADAANQQPDKTIVFVDLVPLGEEFDNTTAFLTSERFWHKQVVIKTSYFGDYDVLYVTYPGLPPSPPLPPSSISIIDGGPYSGGGNNGRTIKPLGVDISKRQHKGGLSKGIIAIIALSVFLVVVLCFAAALALFKYRDHVSQPPSTPRVLPPLTKAPGAAGSVVGGGLASASTSFRSNIAAYTGSAKTFSMNDIEKATDNFHASRVLGEGGFGLVYSGTLEDGTKVAVKVLKREDHHGDREFLSEVEMLSRLHHRNLVKLIGICAEVSFRCLVYELIPNGSVESHLHGVDKENSPLDWSARLKIALGSARGLAYLHEDSSPHVIHRDFKSSNILLENDFTPKVSDFGLARTAADEGNRHISTRVMGTFGYVAPEYAMTGHLLVKSDVYSYGVVLLELLTGRKPVDMSRPPGQENLVAWARPLLSSEEGLEAMIDPSLGHDVPSDSVAKVAAIASMCVQPEVSDRPFMGEVVQALKLVCNECDEAREAGSSSSSVDLSHSRQPSDNLQGQFSATNYDSGIDIENGLLASELFSSSARYGRRVSGSFRRHSYSGPLNTGRSKRLWQIIRKLSGGSISEHGTMFKL; encoded by the exons ATGGGAGTGGTTTTGGCACTGATTCTGCAGCTGGTGAAGCTCTGCATCATTGGCTTTGTTGTGGAATTCCAAGGATCTGAAG GGTCTGTTATATCCCCATCTCCAGCATTCCTTCCAGTCATTCATCCTAGTGGAGAAGCACCTGCTCCTATCCATCATGGACTGTCATGGGAAAGCAGTCCTCCAAAATCACCTTCAGATCCAAATG aaTTTGGTATATCCCCATCTAATGAAATCATACCTGTGGATCCTTCCCCCAGTGAACCACCTGGTACTTTACACCCAAGAGAACCATGGAGAACTATTGCACCAATCCCTCCAGAAGTACCAAATG GGTCATTCTTGCCCCCTCCAGTTACTACATTACCACCTCCAACATCAGCTCCAACTCCTCAGAAGGTAAAAGGATTTGAACCATCTATATCTCCTAGTCCTAGTACAAGCACCATAGCATCATCACCACCAGCACCATATAATGCTGCTCATGCACCATCAACTTCTGAAGGGAGTGTGCCACCATCCATACAACCAAGTCCACCTCAAAGCAAAACAACACCTGCTATTAGGCCTCCTGTGTCCACACCAATTGCTCCAG CTCCAATTGCAATAACTTCTGGCAATTTGCCAAAAACTTCACCTGTCAGCCAGCCAATTGAACATGGAAGTTTGCCTCCTAAGATTGATGAGAGGAATAAGAGTCACAAGCCAGAGCCAGCTTTGCCAG CACTAGTTCCAATACCATCTACCATATTACCCAAAATTTCACCTGTAAGCCAACCAACTGAAAACGGAAGTTTGCCTCATAGAGAGGGTGCAAATAATGGTCACATTTCAGAGCCAATTTCACCAG CCCCTACAGTATTCAGTTTTCCTGAACACTCGCCAGAGAGTCAGCCAACTGAACATGGAAGTTTGCCTCCAACTGTCCCCAGAAGGAATATCAACACTGGTCGCACACTGGAGCCAGTTTCACAAG CCCCAGTTGCAACAGCTCCTGCAATTTTGCCAAAAAATTCATCAGTCAGTCAACCTACTCATCATGGAAATTCCCCACCTGATGTTCAAAATAGAACAGCAAATAATGGTCACAGTCACACCCCAGCACCAGAAATGCCAC CATCAGTTACACCACCACGTCCATTTCCAGTAGATCCTCCATTGGTCCACCCAGTCATACCAGCAGCACCTCCACCAAAATCACCAG CACCTGTTGTCTCTCCTGTATCAACACCTTCTAGAAGCTTCAATTGGACCAAAGGTGGAGAACCAGTTTCTGCACCTCCATACAAAACACCAAAACCACTACCAGTTATAGTACATTCCCCTGCTCAAG CTCCTTCTTCTGCACACAAAGCAAGACAATTTCACCATGCTCCTGAGCCACCGATTTCATCTCCTGAATCTCCTTTCAACAAAGATCATCCTCCTGCGTCTTCACCTTCAACCACATTTTATAAGCATCACCATACAAGGAACACAGTCACCAGCCCTGCTCCTGCATCATCACATTCTATTTCTCCTTCCACTTCAAAACACCAAG ATGGATCAAATCCTCCCTTGCCGCTTCCAACAAGTAGGCAAAGACATCATGCTCCACCACCAATGAACACAG GTTCCTCAGTTTCCCCATCTGGCCTCCCTATTCAGTCACCAGTGAGCCAAGTTTCACCTGCTCCTTCTCCGCTATTCAAAATATCCCCCCACTCAACCAAAA TTCCATTGCCTCCTCCTAAAGTGTCTCCTTCTCGGCCTTCTTCCAAGACCCCTAAGAAGCCAGTTCGGCCTCGTTTTCAAGCACTGCCACCCCCACCTCCAAATGAAG ATTGTATATCTCTGGTTTGCTCAGATCCCTATACAAGTACTCCACCTGGAGCACCTTGCAAATGTGTGTGGCCCATGAAAGTCGGTCTTCGCCTTAGTGTTTCTCTGTATACTTTCTTCCCTTTGGTTTCAGAGTTTGCTTCTGAAATTGCCACTGGGGTTTTCATGAAGCAAAGTCAAGTTCGCATTATGGGAGCTGATGCAGCAAACCAGCAACCTGATAAAACTATTGTATTCGTTGATTTGGTACCACTTGGGGAAGAATTTGATAACACTACAGCCTTTTTAACTTCTGAGAGATTTTGGCATAAACAAGTTGTTATAAAGACTTCTTACTTTGGTGATTATGACGTGTTATATGTGACCTATCCag GTTTGCCTCCATCTCCTCCTTTACCTCCTTCAAGCATTTCCATAATCGATGGTGGTCCGTATTCGGGTGGTGGCAATAATGGTAGGACAATAAAACCCCTTGGGGTTGACATATCAAAGAGGCAGCATAAAGGTGGACTTAGCAAGGGCATAATTGCTATTATTGCTCTTTCAGTTTTTCTAGTAGTTGTTTTATGCTTTGCTGCTGCTTTGGCATTGTTCAAGTACAGAGATCATGTGAGTCAACCACCGTCAACCCCACGGGTTTTACCTCCTCTTACCAAAGCACCAG GTGCTGCTGGATCAGTAGTTGGAGGTGGGCTTGCTTCAGCTTCGACATCATTTCGATCTAACATTGCTGCTTACACAGGATCTGCTAAGACTTTCAGCATGAATGACATTGAGAAAGCCACAGATAATTTCCATGCTTCCAGAGTACTTGGAGAAGGTGGTTTTGGGCTTGTTTATAGTGGTAcacttgaagatgggacaaaaGTCGCAGTCAAGGTTCTAAAAAGAGAGGATCATCATGGCGACCGTGAATTCCTATCTGAAGTTGAGATGCTTAGCCGCCTTCACCATAGAAACTTGGTTAAGTTGATTGGTATATGCGCAGAGGTCAGCTTCCGCTGTCTAGTTTATGAACTCATTCCAAATGGCAGTGTGGAATCCCATTTACATG GAGTTGACAAGGAAAACAGCCCACTTGATTGGAGTGCTCGGTTAAAGATAGCTCTCGGTTCTGCTCGTGGACTGGCTTATCTACATGAAGATTCAAGTCCCCATGTCATACATAGGGACTTCAAGTCGAGCAATATCTTGCTGGAAAATGATTTTACACCAAAAGTATCGGATTTTGGATTGGCCCGAACAGCAGCTGATGAGGGGAACAGACACATATCAACACGAGTGATGGGAACTTTTGG TTATGTGGCTCCGGAGTATGCAATGACGGGACATCTTCTTGTGAAGAGTGATGTTTACAGCTATGGTGTTGTCCTCCTTGAGCTTTTGACCGGAAGAAAACCAGTAGACATGTCACGACCTCCCGGTCAAGAAAATCTCGTTGCATGGGCTCGTCCATTACTCTCAAGCGAAGAAGGATTGGAAGCAATGATAGATCCATCTCTAGGACATGATGTGCCTTCTGATAGTGTGGCTAAGGTTGCAGCCATTGCTTCAATGTGTGTACAGCCAGAGGTGTCGGACCGTCCCTTCATGGGCGAGGTTGTTCAGGCTTTAAAACTTGTGTGCAATGAATGTGATGAGGCAAGAGAAGCAGGTTCTAGCTCTAGTTCTGTTGATTTAAGTCACTCTAGACAACCATCAGATAATTTACAAGGCCAATTCTCAGCCACCAACTATGATTCTGGAATTGATATTGAAAATGGGTTGTTAGCATCAGAGTTATTCAGCTCATCGGCGAGATATGGAAGGCGAGTGTCCGGATCGTTTAGAAGGCATTCTTATTCAGGTCCTCTGAATACTGGAAGAAGCAAGAGGTTGTGGCAGATAATTAGAAAGCTTTCTGGCGGTAGTATCAGTGAACATGGAACTATGTTTAAGTTATGA
- the LOC114367645 gene encoding receptor-like serine/threonine-protein kinase ALE2 isoform X1 codes for MGVVLALILQLVKLCIIGFVVEFQGSEGSVISPSPAFLPVIHPSGEAPAPIHHGLSWESSPPKSPSDPNEFGISPSNEIIPVDPSPSEPPGTLHPREPWRTIAPIPPEVPNGSFLPPPVTTLPPPTSAPTPQKVKGFEPSISPSPSTSTIASSPPAPYNAAHAPSTSEGSVPPSIQPSPPQSKTTPAIRPPVSTPIAPAPIAITSGNLPKTSPVSQPIEHGSLPPKIDERNKSHKPEPALPALVPIPSTILPKISPVSQPTENGSLPHREGANNGHISEPISPAPTVFSFPEHSPESQPTEHGSLPPTVPRRNINTGRTLEPVSQAPVATAPAILPKNSSVSQPTHHGNSPPDVQNRTANNGHSHTPAPEMPPSVTPPRPFPVDPPLVHPVIPAAPPPKSPAPGGEPVSAPVYKTPKPPSAIVHFHAQAPVVSPVSTPSRSFNWTKGGEPVSAPPYKTPKPLPVIVHSPAQAPSSAHKARQFHHAPEPPISSPESPFNKDHPPASSPSTTFYKHHHTRNTVTSPAPASSHSISPSTSKHQDGSNPPLPLPTSRQRHHAPPPMNTGSSVSPSGLPIQSPVSQVSPAPSPLFKISPHSTKIPLPPPKVSPSRPSSKTPKKPVRPRFQALPPPPPNEDCISLVCSDPYTSTPPGAPCKCVWPMKVGLRLSVSLYTFFPLVSEFASEIATGVFMKQSQVRIMGADAANQQPDKTIVFVDLVPLGEEFDNTTAFLTSERFWHKQVVIKTSYFGDYDVLYVTYPGLPPSPPLPPSSISIIDGGPYSGGGNNGRTIKPLGVDISKRQHKGGLSKGIIAIIALSVFLVVVLCFAAALALFKYRDHVSQPPSTPRVLPPLTKAPGAAGSVVGGGLASASTSFRSNIAAYTGSAKTFSMNDIEKATDNFHASRVLGEGGFGLVYSGTLEDGTKVAVKVLKREDHHGDREFLSEVEMLSRLHHRNLVKLIGICAEVSFRCLVYELIPNGSVESHLHGVDKENSPLDWSARLKIALGSARGLAYLHEDSSPHVIHRDFKSSNILLENDFTPKVSDFGLARTAADEGNRHISTRVMGTFGYVAPEYAMTGHLLVKSDVYSYGVVLLELLTGRKPVDMSRPPGQENLVAWARPLLSSEEGLEAMIDPSLGHDVPSDSVAKVAAIASMCVQPEVSDRPFMGEVVQALKLVCNECDEAREAGSSSSSVDLSHSRQPSDNLQGQFSATNYDSGIDIENGLLASELFSSSARYGRRVSGSFRRHSYSGPLNTGRSKRLWQIIRKLSGGSISEHGTMFKL; via the exons ATGGGAGTGGTTTTGGCACTGATTCTGCAGCTGGTGAAGCTCTGCATCATTGGCTTTGTTGTGGAATTCCAAGGATCTGAAG GGTCTGTTATATCCCCATCTCCAGCATTCCTTCCAGTCATTCATCCTAGTGGAGAAGCACCTGCTCCTATCCATCATGGACTGTCATGGGAAAGCAGTCCTCCAAAATCACCTTCAGATCCAAATG aaTTTGGTATATCCCCATCTAATGAAATCATACCTGTGGATCCTTCCCCCAGTGAACCACCTGGTACTTTACACCCAAGAGAACCATGGAGAACTATTGCACCAATCCCTCCAGAAGTACCAAATG GGTCATTCTTGCCCCCTCCAGTTACTACATTACCACCTCCAACATCAGCTCCAACTCCTCAGAAGGTAAAAGGATTTGAACCATCTATATCTCCTAGTCCTAGTACAAGCACCATAGCATCATCACCACCAGCACCATATAATGCTGCTCATGCACCATCAACTTCTGAAGGGAGTGTGCCACCATCCATACAACCAAGTCCACCTCAAAGCAAAACAACACCTGCTATTAGGCCTCCTGTGTCCACACCAATTGCTCCAG CTCCAATTGCAATAACTTCTGGCAATTTGCCAAAAACTTCACCTGTCAGCCAGCCAATTGAACATGGAAGTTTGCCTCCTAAGATTGATGAGAGGAATAAGAGTCACAAGCCAGAGCCAGCTTTGCCAG CACTAGTTCCAATACCATCTACCATATTACCCAAAATTTCACCTGTAAGCCAACCAACTGAAAACGGAAGTTTGCCTCATAGAGAGGGTGCAAATAATGGTCACATTTCAGAGCCAATTTCACCAG CCCCTACAGTATTCAGTTTTCCTGAACACTCGCCAGAGAGTCAGCCAACTGAACATGGAAGTTTGCCTCCAACTGTCCCCAGAAGGAATATCAACACTGGTCGCACACTGGAGCCAGTTTCACAAG CCCCAGTTGCAACAGCTCCTGCAATTTTGCCAAAAAATTCATCAGTCAGTCAACCTACTCATCATGGAAATTCCCCACCTGATGTTCAAAATAGAACAGCAAATAATGGTCACAGTCACACCCCAGCACCAGAAATGCCAC CATCAGTTACACCACCACGTCCATTTCCAGTAGATCCTCCATTGGTCCACCCAGTCATACCAGCAGCACCTCCACCAAAATCACCAG CACCTGGTGGAGAACCAGTTTCTGCACCTGTGTACAAAACACCAAAGCCACCATCAGCTATAGTGCATTTCCATGCTCAAG CACCTGTTGTCTCTCCTGTATCAACACCTTCTAGAAGCTTCAATTGGACCAAAGGTGGAGAACCAGTTTCTGCACCTCCATACAAAACACCAAAACCACTACCAGTTATAGTACATTCCCCTGCTCAAG CTCCTTCTTCTGCACACAAAGCAAGACAATTTCACCATGCTCCTGAGCCACCGATTTCATCTCCTGAATCTCCTTTCAACAAAGATCATCCTCCTGCGTCTTCACCTTCAACCACATTTTATAAGCATCACCATACAAGGAACACAGTCACCAGCCCTGCTCCTGCATCATCACATTCTATTTCTCCTTCCACTTCAAAACACCAAG ATGGATCAAATCCTCCCTTGCCGCTTCCAACAAGTAGGCAAAGACATCATGCTCCACCACCAATGAACACAG GTTCCTCAGTTTCCCCATCTGGCCTCCCTATTCAGTCACCAGTGAGCCAAGTTTCACCTGCTCCTTCTCCGCTATTCAAAATATCCCCCCACTCAACCAAAA TTCCATTGCCTCCTCCTAAAGTGTCTCCTTCTCGGCCTTCTTCCAAGACCCCTAAGAAGCCAGTTCGGCCTCGTTTTCAAGCACTGCCACCCCCACCTCCAAATGAAG ATTGTATATCTCTGGTTTGCTCAGATCCCTATACAAGTACTCCACCTGGAGCACCTTGCAAATGTGTGTGGCCCATGAAAGTCGGTCTTCGCCTTAGTGTTTCTCTGTATACTTTCTTCCCTTTGGTTTCAGAGTTTGCTTCTGAAATTGCCACTGGGGTTTTCATGAAGCAAAGTCAAGTTCGCATTATGGGAGCTGATGCAGCAAACCAGCAACCTGATAAAACTATTGTATTCGTTGATTTGGTACCACTTGGGGAAGAATTTGATAACACTACAGCCTTTTTAACTTCTGAGAGATTTTGGCATAAACAAGTTGTTATAAAGACTTCTTACTTTGGTGATTATGACGTGTTATATGTGACCTATCCag GTTTGCCTCCATCTCCTCCTTTACCTCCTTCAAGCATTTCCATAATCGATGGTGGTCCGTATTCGGGTGGTGGCAATAATGGTAGGACAATAAAACCCCTTGGGGTTGACATATCAAAGAGGCAGCATAAAGGTGGACTTAGCAAGGGCATAATTGCTATTATTGCTCTTTCAGTTTTTCTAGTAGTTGTTTTATGCTTTGCTGCTGCTTTGGCATTGTTCAAGTACAGAGATCATGTGAGTCAACCACCGTCAACCCCACGGGTTTTACCTCCTCTTACCAAAGCACCAG GTGCTGCTGGATCAGTAGTTGGAGGTGGGCTTGCTTCAGCTTCGACATCATTTCGATCTAACATTGCTGCTTACACAGGATCTGCTAAGACTTTCAGCATGAATGACATTGAGAAAGCCACAGATAATTTCCATGCTTCCAGAGTACTTGGAGAAGGTGGTTTTGGGCTTGTTTATAGTGGTAcacttgaagatgggacaaaaGTCGCAGTCAAGGTTCTAAAAAGAGAGGATCATCATGGCGACCGTGAATTCCTATCTGAAGTTGAGATGCTTAGCCGCCTTCACCATAGAAACTTGGTTAAGTTGATTGGTATATGCGCAGAGGTCAGCTTCCGCTGTCTAGTTTATGAACTCATTCCAAATGGCAGTGTGGAATCCCATTTACATG GAGTTGACAAGGAAAACAGCCCACTTGATTGGAGTGCTCGGTTAAAGATAGCTCTCGGTTCTGCTCGTGGACTGGCTTATCTACATGAAGATTCAAGTCCCCATGTCATACATAGGGACTTCAAGTCGAGCAATATCTTGCTGGAAAATGATTTTACACCAAAAGTATCGGATTTTGGATTGGCCCGAACAGCAGCTGATGAGGGGAACAGACACATATCAACACGAGTGATGGGAACTTTTGG TTATGTGGCTCCGGAGTATGCAATGACGGGACATCTTCTTGTGAAGAGTGATGTTTACAGCTATGGTGTTGTCCTCCTTGAGCTTTTGACCGGAAGAAAACCAGTAGACATGTCACGACCTCCCGGTCAAGAAAATCTCGTTGCATGGGCTCGTCCATTACTCTCAAGCGAAGAAGGATTGGAAGCAATGATAGATCCATCTCTAGGACATGATGTGCCTTCTGATAGTGTGGCTAAGGTTGCAGCCATTGCTTCAATGTGTGTACAGCCAGAGGTGTCGGACCGTCCCTTCATGGGCGAGGTTGTTCAGGCTTTAAAACTTGTGTGCAATGAATGTGATGAGGCAAGAGAAGCAGGTTCTAGCTCTAGTTCTGTTGATTTAAGTCACTCTAGACAACCATCAGATAATTTACAAGGCCAATTCTCAGCCACCAACTATGATTCTGGAATTGATATTGAAAATGGGTTGTTAGCATCAGAGTTATTCAGCTCATCGGCGAGATATGGAAGGCGAGTGTCCGGATCGTTTAGAAGGCATTCTTATTCAGGTCCTCTGAATACTGGAAGAAGCAAGAGGTTGTGGCAGATAATTAGAAAGCTTTCTGGCGGTAGTATCAGTGAACATGGAACTATGTTTAAGTTATGA